In Halobaculum magnesiiphilum, the following proteins share a genomic window:
- a CDS encoding CARDB domain-containing protein yields the protein MGARSAVVRGAVVLFIAALLVGPAVGGTAGAQAASCQANGGQQVCLTEANLDGETLTAGESTELSLTVENTGEERATAIVVLNVVSPDNETDSYELRKRSLEPGETLTVTQSVDASTPGEHGLQAVVYGDGYEHRFDASEPMSVTVERQGLGGDIDTPEYALAALVGSIAVIAGIVYRRR from the coding sequence ATGGGAGCGCGGAGCGCGGTCGTTCGCGGCGCAGTCGTACTGTTCATCGCGGCCCTGCTGGTCGGGCCGGCCGTCGGGGGGACGGCCGGCGCGCAGGCGGCGTCGTGTCAGGCGAACGGGGGCCAGCAGGTGTGTCTCACCGAGGCGAACCTCGACGGTGAGACGCTGACGGCCGGGGAATCGACGGAGCTGTCGCTAACCGTCGAGAACACCGGGGAGGAACGCGCGACGGCGATCGTCGTCCTCAACGTCGTGAGCCCCGACAACGAGACGGACTCCTACGAGCTCCGGAAGCGCTCGCTGGAGCCCGGCGAGACGCTCACGGTCACGCAGTCGGTCGACGCGAGCACGCCCGGGGAGCACGGGCTGCAGGCGGTCGTCTACGGCGACGGCTACGAGCACCGCTTCGACGCCTCCGAGCCGATGAGCGTCACCGTCGAGCGTCAGGGGCTCGGCGGCGACATCGACACGCCCGAGTACGCGCTCGCGGCGCTCGTCGGCTCGATCGCGGTGATCGCGGGGATCGTCTACCGCCGGCGGTAA
- a CDS encoding MarR family transcriptional regulator produces the protein MSASDAEAVVDDASIEEWERVRDLPPSAKLVAKVLEYEDTLSQSELAEETLLPPRTVRYALTRLEEADAVESRFSFTDARKRLYSLDL, from the coding sequence ATGAGCGCATCCGACGCGGAGGCCGTCGTCGACGACGCCTCGATCGAGGAATGGGAACGCGTTCGCGACCTGCCGCCGAGCGCGAAGCTGGTCGCGAAGGTACTGGAGTACGAGGACACCCTGAGCCAGAGCGAGCTCGCCGAGGAGACGCTGCTCCCGCCGCGAACCGTCCGCTACGCGTTGACCCGGCTGGAGGAGGCGGACGCCGTCGAGTCGCGTTTCTCCTTTACCGACGCGCGCAAGCGGCTCTACTCGCTGGACCTGTAG
- a CDS encoding type I 3-dehydroquinate dehydratase, which produces MSDAYVLDLDSFRLCASTADLAAEPAAREHADCVEFRMDLADDPLDALSTYDGDLPLLVTNRPRWEGGETAPYNRLDALAAAVEHEAVAAVDVELATLRGRPTGTNEVDAEGLVAHAREHDAAVVASVHDFDGTPPAATLDLLLRAAAAAGDVGKLAVTAHTKGEALALLAATHRATARGDRVATMAMGEHGSHTRAVAPVYGSRLGYAPVDAADATAPGQYDLATLRRLVDDLR; this is translated from the coding sequence ATGAGCGACGCGTACGTCCTCGACCTCGACTCGTTTCGCCTGTGCGCCAGCACCGCCGACCTCGCGGCGGAGCCGGCCGCCCGCGAGCACGCCGACTGCGTCGAGTTCCGGATGGATCTCGCCGACGACCCGCTGGACGCGCTGTCGACGTACGACGGCGACCTCCCGCTCCTGGTGACGAACCGACCACGCTGGGAGGGCGGCGAGACCGCCCCGTACAACCGGCTCGACGCCCTCGCCGCGGCGGTCGAACACGAGGCGGTCGCCGCCGTCGACGTGGAGCTCGCCACCCTCCGGGGTCGACCGACTGGAACGAACGAGGTCGACGCCGAGGGGCTGGTCGCCCACGCCCGCGAGCACGACGCGGCGGTCGTCGCGTCGGTCCACGACTTCGACGGGACGCCGCCGGCGGCGACGCTGGATCTCCTGCTTCGGGCGGCCGCCGCCGCAGGCGACGTGGGTAAACTGGCGGTCACCGCCCACACGAAGGGCGAGGCGCTGGCGCTGCTGGCGGCGACCCATCGGGCGACCGCCCGTGGCGACCGCGTGGCGACGATGGCGATGGGCGAACACGGGAGCCACACGCGCGCTGTCGCGCCGGTGTACGGCTCCCGGCTCGGCTACGCGCCGGTCGACGCCGCCGACGCGACCGCGCCGGGCCAGTACGACCTCGCGACGCTCCGGCGGCTCGTCGACGACCTCCGGTAG
- a CDS encoding ATP-binding protein: MTDAGEPNLGDFEDPGQFDETGDGDASGNDAADPEDGAADSADPADGSADRPADERAGADEGATREGDATPSSTAGTGDSDSDTDADADSGFAQYAMEAAEAGTADGIGTVSVAQGLRVAEDDDETSLKAFVTVGNREDVRIGKYLIVPYPDGEQLFCRITALEYDQEFRTDDATELTARRRMQTGGGEFTEADYKYLAELSPVAVLFEDSGARSASGSRTESGDADLKRRMVDRVPKPGALVRQAGDAEQIKTGLAIPEDGVFLGHLSVGGEKVRTAAEPPTVDYRLKDDYADGDPLVFRHTLVAGGTGSGKTHGAKNVLRQYLGRTYETDDGRDARAAVVMFDPQDEYAQMHDDNPALDEELARRLERENVAYGGHDDTIALVPKEAGVSYPGHGHRAEQVEFTIPFSVVDEYDMPWLVAGASLNENQYPALLTLINRFFRNYDDGTYRQFLNFLDDPALKEELDETGRVHEATFDAVKRRVRSVPSGVFDQDATPITELDTTLVRPGGLTVVPTYHLSSARAKEMFVLAVSAMLVDDKLSNSPRSGRIDETPLVLGMDEAHNFLSGADNVQARQVVSKFTEAAKQGRKERLGLFLITQDPQDIADPVFKQVNTRLVLNLGDEEAIMSVNIPPSLAKKVPYMEKGQQVVYSPDNSEPVEVTGLPVCVTRHGE; this comes from the coding sequence ATGACCGACGCCGGAGAGCCGAACCTCGGCGACTTCGAGGACCCCGGCCAGTTCGACGAGACGGGCGACGGCGACGCGAGCGGGAACGACGCCGCCGACCCCGAGGACGGCGCGGCCGACTCGGCAGACCCGGCCGACGGGTCGGCGGATCGTCCGGCGGACGAGCGGGCGGGCGCCGACGAGGGCGCGACCCGCGAGGGCGACGCCACCCCTTCCTCCACCGCCGGCACCGGCGACAGCGACAGCGACACCGACGCCGACGCGGACTCCGGGTTCGCACAGTACGCGATGGAGGCGGCGGAGGCGGGGACCGCCGACGGCATCGGGACCGTCTCGGTCGCCCAGGGGCTGCGCGTCGCCGAGGACGACGACGAGACGAGCCTCAAGGCGTTCGTCACCGTCGGGAACCGCGAGGACGTCCGCATCGGGAAGTACCTGATCGTGCCGTACCCCGACGGCGAGCAGCTGTTCTGTCGGATCACGGCGCTGGAGTACGACCAGGAGTTCCGCACGGACGACGCGACCGAGCTGACCGCGCGCCGGCGGATGCAGACGGGCGGGGGCGAGTTCACCGAGGCCGACTACAAATACCTCGCCGAGCTGTCGCCCGTAGCCGTGTTGTTCGAGGACAGCGGGGCGCGAAGCGCCTCGGGCAGCCGGACGGAGTCCGGCGACGCCGATCTGAAGCGCCGGATGGTCGACCGCGTGCCCAAGCCGGGCGCGCTGGTCCGGCAGGCGGGCGACGCCGAGCAGATCAAGACCGGGCTCGCGATCCCCGAGGACGGCGTGTTCCTCGGCCACCTCTCGGTCGGGGGCGAGAAGGTGCGGACGGCGGCGGAGCCGCCGACCGTCGACTACCGGTTGAAGGACGACTACGCCGACGGTGACCCGCTTGTGTTCCGGCACACGCTCGTCGCCGGCGGGACGGGCTCGGGGAAGACCCACGGCGCCAAGAACGTCCTCCGACAGTACCTCGGGCGAACCTACGAGACCGACGACGGGCGCGACGCGCGCGCGGCCGTCGTGATGTTCGACCCGCAGGACGAGTACGCTCAGATGCACGACGACAACCCCGCGCTCGACGAGGAGCTGGCGCGGCGGCTCGAACGCGAGAACGTCGCCTACGGCGGCCACGACGACACGATCGCGCTCGTGCCGAAGGAGGCGGGAGTCAGCTATCCCGGGCACGGGCATCGCGCGGAGCAGGTCGAGTTCACGATCCCGTTCTCGGTCGTGGACGAGTACGACATGCCGTGGCTCGTCGCCGGGGCGTCGCTCAACGAGAACCAGTACCCCGCGCTGCTCACGCTCATCAACCGCTTCTTCCGCAACTACGACGACGGCACCTACCGGCAGTTCCTGAACTTCCTCGACGACCCGGCGCTGAAGGAGGAGCTCGACGAGACCGGCCGCGTCCACGAGGCCACCTTCGACGCGGTGAAACGGCGCGTGCGCAGCGTGCCGTCGGGCGTGTTCGACCAGGACGCGACGCCGATCACGGAGCTGGACACGACGCTCGTTCGCCCGGGCGGGCTGACGGTCGTGCCCACCTATCACCTCTCGTCGGCACGGGCGAAGGAGATGTTCGTGCTCGCGGTGTCGGCGATGCTCGTCGACGACAAGCTCTCGAACTCGCCGCGAAGCGGCCGGATCGACGAGACGCCGCTGGTGCTCGGCATGGACGAGGCGCATAACTTCCTCTCGGGCGCCGACAACGTCCAGGCGCGACAGGTGGTGTCGAAGTTCACCGAGGCGGCCAAGCAGGGGCGCAAGGAGCGCCTCGGGCTGTTCCTCATCACGCAGGACCCCCAGGACATCGCCGACCCGGTGTTCAAGCAGGTGAACACCCGGCTCGTGCTCAACCTCGGCGACGAGGAGGCGATCATGTCGGTGAACATCCCGCCGTCGCTCGCCAAGAAGGTGCCGTACATGGAGAAGGGACAGCAGGTCGTCTACTCCCCGGACAACTCCGAGCCGGTGGAGGTGACCGGGCTGCCGGTGTGTGTGACCCGCCACGGGGAGTGA
- a CDS encoding helical backbone metal receptor, with protein sequence MVTERVVSLAPSATAILGALGALDAAAGPPRGESADGSTVADAPFVADALVGVTHACGPPAGASPTVVGGWPNPDLDAVERLDPTVVLTCDPLQRETADTLRDRGLVVEHAEPTRLAEVYEYVADVGAAVGRPDAGDRLAGDLRDRVDRVRAAVPDDPAERPVVYAEEWGDPPMAAGNWVPDAVAAAGGRCPFVSAGERSHEVDAAAVERADPDHAVFHWCGANRNPGPDPLSDRDWDIDPAVHVIDDSLLNQPSPRLVDGIETLAELFHGVNVSET encoded by the coding sequence ATGGTGACCGAACGGGTCGTCTCGCTGGCGCCGAGCGCGACGGCGATCCTCGGCGCGCTCGGCGCGCTCGACGCGGCCGCGGGGCCGCCACGGGGGGAGTCCGCGGACGGATCGACGGTCGCGGACGCACCGTTCGTCGCGGACGCGCTCGTCGGGGTGACGCACGCCTGCGGCCCGCCAGCGGGGGCGTCGCCGACCGTCGTCGGCGGGTGGCCGAACCCCGACCTCGACGCCGTCGAGCGACTGGATCCGACCGTCGTGCTGACGTGTGACCCGCTACAGCGCGAGACGGCCGACACGCTGCGCGACCGCGGCCTGGTCGTCGAGCACGCCGAGCCGACCCGACTGGCGGAAGTGTACGAGTACGTCGCGGACGTGGGAGCGGCGGTCGGTCGACCCGACGCCGGCGACCGGCTGGCGGGCGATCTGCGCGACCGCGTTGACCGGGTTCGGGCGGCGGTCCCCGACGACCCCGCCGAGCGACCCGTCGTCTACGCCGAGGAGTGGGGCGATCCCCCGATGGCCGCGGGCAACTGGGTGCCCGACGCCGTCGCCGCCGCCGGCGGGCGGTGTCCGTTCGTCTCGGCGGGCGAGCGCTCACACGAGGTTGACGCCGCGGCGGTCGAACGTGCGGACCCGGATCACGCGGTGTTCCACTGGTGTGGCGCGAACCGCAATCCGGGACCCGACCCGCTCTCGGACCGCGACTGGGATATCGATCCCGCGGTCCACGTGATCGACGATTCCCTGTTGAACCAGCCGAGCCCGCGACTGGTCGACGGGATCGAGACGTTGGCGGAACTGTTCCACGGCGTGAACGTGTCCGAGACGTAG
- a CDS encoding HAD family hydrolase, whose translation MIRAVGFDLDATLAVPERPRSRILADALDAGGAPELTDTVDRAAYLDAHANHRTADSREPVFAELLEPHDAEADPAALADAYREAVTTALVPVSGTRELIADLREEYPVGLLTNGPVRAQSAKLDYLGWWDAFDTVHISGDLPAGKPDERAFEALLDGLGSDPDETAFVGDHPVEDVRGAAAAGLRTVHVLGDGDDPAPEADATVPRDHLARDLPDILREL comes from the coding sequence GTGATACGCGCGGTCGGGTTCGACCTCGACGCCACGCTCGCCGTCCCGGAACGCCCGCGATCGCGGATCCTCGCGGACGCGCTCGACGCCGGCGGCGCCCCGGAGTTGACCGACACCGTCGATCGGGCGGCGTACCTCGACGCCCACGCCAACCACCGCACCGCCGACAGCAGGGAGCCCGTCTTCGCCGAGCTGCTGGAACCGCACGACGCGGAGGCGGACCCGGCCGCCCTGGCCGACGCCTACCGCGAGGCGGTGACGACCGCGCTCGTCCCGGTGAGCGGCACGCGTGAGTTGATCGCCGACCTCCGGGAGGAGTACCCCGTCGGCCTGCTCACCAACGGCCCCGTGCGCGCGCAGTCGGCGAAGCTCGACTACCTCGGCTGGTGGGACGCGTTCGACACCGTCCACATATCGGGGGACCTCCCCGCGGGCAAGCCCGACGAGCGCGCCTTCGAAGCGCTGTTGGACGGGCTCGGGAGCGACCCGGACGAGACGGCGTTCGTCGGCGACCACCCGGTCGAGGACGTGCGGGGCGCCGCCGCGGCGGGGCTGCGGACCGTCCACGTCCTCGGCGACGGGGACGATCCTGCGCCGGAGGCGGACGCGACAGTCCCACGCGACCACCTCGCCCGGGACCTCCCCGACATCCTCCGGGAGCTGTAA
- a CDS encoding universal stress protein — protein MTDRILIGVDDSEQARDALTFAADEWRDADLVLVTVIDPSEAGHTPGAGIPSGAEQWYERRKSDAEELLAGSADSLDIAGTVETATTVGKPAAAIVEYAADHDIDHIVVGSHGRSGISRIVLGSVAEAVVRNSPVPVTVVR, from the coding sequence ATGACCGACCGCATCCTGATCGGCGTAGACGACTCCGAGCAGGCGCGAGACGCGCTGACGTTCGCGGCCGACGAGTGGCGCGACGCGGACCTGGTGCTGGTGACCGTGATCGACCCCTCCGAGGCGGGGCACACGCCGGGCGCGGGCATCCCCAGCGGGGCCGAGCAGTGGTACGAGCGCCGGAAGTCAGACGCCGAGGAGTTGCTCGCGGGGTCGGCCGACTCGCTCGACATCGCCGGCACCGTCGAGACGGCGACGACGGTCGGCAAGCCCGCGGCCGCCATCGTCGAGTACGCCGCCGACCACGACATCGACCACATCGTCGTGGGGAGTCACGGTCGAAGCGGGATCTCGCGGATCGTGCTCGGCAGCGTCGCGGAGGCCGTCGTCCGCAACTCCCCGGTTCCAGTCACCGTCGTCAGGTAG
- a CDS encoding DUF7575 domain-containing protein, with the protein MRRRPAFAAALAVVPALGHAYLRRWTRGLAWLTLLAGATLVFAGMFGVDDIAPSSLGPSVTTALRIAVPVAVVLALSAVDAYVLAQRDARPTGIACPRCGRGVDLSIGFCWYCSVEFEYVDE; encoded by the coding sequence ATGCGACGACGCCCGGCGTTCGCGGCGGCGCTCGCGGTCGTGCCGGCGCTCGGGCACGCCTACCTGCGGCGATGGACGCGCGGGCTCGCCTGGCTCACGCTGTTGGCCGGGGCGACGCTCGTCTTCGCCGGGATGTTCGGCGTCGACGACATCGCGCCGTCGTCGCTCGGCCCGTCCGTGACGACGGCGCTCCGGATCGCCGTGCCGGTCGCGGTGGTGCTCGCGCTGTCGGCGGTCGACGCCTACGTGCTCGCCCAGCGGGACGCCCGCCCGACCGGGATCGCCTGTCCCCGATGCGGCCGGGGAGTCGACCTCTCGATCGGCTTCTGCTGGTACTGTTCGGTCGAGTTCGAGTACGTCGACGAGTAG
- a CDS encoding DUF7113 family protein has product MLLVRGRGGGTALTGTVYERGERAPTFKGAPDEDAPYVWVCDAFYEVESGGSELVVDGEAIRVAFESPAPRGFDTREQALAAAKEHVRTQFARVGVREADVEIEVEKRDPE; this is encoded by the coding sequence ATGTTACTCGTCCGCGGGCGGGGCGGCGGCACCGCGCTCACCGGCACGGTGTACGAGCGCGGCGAGCGCGCGCCGACGTTCAAGGGCGCGCCCGACGAGGACGCGCCGTACGTGTGGGTGTGTGACGCGTTCTACGAGGTGGAGTCCGGCGGCTCGGAGCTGGTCGTCGACGGCGAGGCGATCCGCGTCGCCTTCGAGTCGCCCGCGCCCCGCGGGTTCGACACCCGAGAGCAGGCGCTCGCGGCCGCGAAGGAACACGTCCGAACGCAGTTCGCCCGCGTCGGCGTTCGCGAGGCCGACGTGGAGATCGAAGTCGAGAAGCGCGACCCCGAGTGA
- a CDS encoding DNA double-strand break repair nuclease NurA codes for MTLDPVHVDTIAYLASAIADGVDDADHDDLAGTAWAEWLDPLHDDGRVVLESLGDHELRRTPVEDAALADRPFETSHGVDSGTLNPTSFKNGLVLDVAQAAMGAEPTDLDLHRARSIVVTVHANDATVVFPDVPDGWMPYDDGNSERRVLKVPRSRRFADEMVHELALSLAESHHARKHLERGEVSDLLVLDGPLYPKRLLNWATRDRELREVAHGETVQEAVRTYVRLVESCIERGVPVLGFVKNPTSGYVTRTLDRKGVEAPWPDDAALFTRLLERRPDGERADDAITFTSWLRSRGGSDAPLASDGDALGVERDLDPAGYEVTFMHVYEPREDVLFKVEAPAAFTDDPAARERLTRQVISEVAAEAGPPTPVAKADELARIGVGETKALRGKFEERFGAEHLRTYDDVRWTESE; via the coding sequence GTGACGCTGGACCCCGTTCACGTCGACACCATCGCCTACCTCGCCTCGGCCATCGCCGACGGGGTCGACGACGCCGACCACGACGACCTCGCGGGCACGGCGTGGGCGGAGTGGCTCGACCCCCTCCACGACGACGGCCGGGTCGTGCTGGAGTCGCTCGGCGACCACGAGCTGCGGCGCACGCCCGTCGAGGACGCCGCGCTCGCGGACCGCCCGTTCGAGACGAGCCACGGCGTCGACTCCGGCACGCTCAACCCCACGTCGTTCAAGAACGGCCTCGTGCTCGACGTGGCGCAGGCGGCGATGGGCGCCGAACCGACGGATCTGGACCTCCACCGTGCGCGCTCCATCGTCGTCACGGTCCACGCCAACGACGCGACGGTGGTGTTCCCCGACGTGCCCGACGGCTGGATGCCGTACGACGACGGCAACTCCGAGCGCCGGGTGCTGAAGGTGCCCCGGAGCCGCCGGTTCGCCGACGAGATGGTCCACGAGCTGGCGCTGTCGCTGGCGGAGTCCCACCACGCGCGCAAACACCTCGAACGCGGCGAGGTATCGGACCTGCTCGTGCTCGACGGGCCGCTGTACCCCAAGCGCCTGCTCAACTGGGCGACCCGCGACCGGGAGCTGCGCGAGGTCGCCCACGGCGAGACGGTGCAGGAGGCGGTCCGCACCTACGTCCGGCTCGTGGAGTCGTGCATCGAGCGCGGCGTGCCCGTGCTCGGGTTCGTGAAGAACCCGACCTCGGGGTACGTCACCCGGACGCTCGACCGCAAGGGCGTCGAGGCGCCGTGGCCCGACGACGCCGCGCTGTTCACCCGGCTGCTGGAGCGACGGCCGGACGGCGAGCGGGCGGACGACGCGATCACGTTCACCTCGTGGCTGCGCTCGCGGGGCGGCTCGGACGCGCCGCTGGCGAGCGACGGCGACGCCCTCGGCGTCGAGCGCGACCTCGACCCGGCCGGGTACGAGGTGACGTTCATGCACGTGTACGAACCCCGCGAGGACGTGCTGTTCAAGGTCGAGGCGCCCGCCGCGTTCACGGACGACCCGGCGGCGCGCGAGCGCCTCACCCGGCAGGTGATCTCGGAGGTCGCCGCCGAGGCCGGCCCGCCGACGCCGGTGGCGAAGGCCGACGAGCTGGCGCGGATCGGCGTCGGCGAGACGAAGGCGCTGCGCGGGAAGTTCGAGGAACGCTTCGGTGCCGAGCACCTGCGGACGTACGACGACGTGCGGTGGACTGAGTCGGAGTGA
- a CDS encoding DUF2240 family protein, with translation MTLEAAVAAPFRGAGTDRMGEGEFVVALSLDRDWFSPDQAKRLVDIATARGLLAEEGGDLRAQFDPAEVHVPADFVPDESILREQSTFEKAVDAVVADGMEKRDAVAAANRRQREAGVTLETAAVLVARERGVDVSDIADAAREELTADATEGEEPDGSPDADDATDAAGDDASTGGA, from the coding sequence ATGACCTTGGAGGCCGCGGTCGCCGCGCCGTTTCGCGGCGCCGGCACCGACCGGATGGGCGAGGGCGAGTTCGTCGTCGCGCTCTCGCTCGATCGCGACTGGTTCTCCCCCGATCAGGCGAAGCGACTCGTCGACATCGCGACGGCCCGGGGGCTGTTGGCCGAGGAGGGCGGCGACCTCCGCGCGCAGTTCGACCCCGCGGAGGTGCACGTCCCCGCGGACTTCGTCCCGGACGAGTCGATCCTCCGCGAGCAGTCGACGTTCGAGAAAGCGGTCGACGCGGTCGTCGCGGACGGGATGGAGAAGCGCGACGCCGTCGCCGCGGCGAACCGTCGCCAGCGCGAAGCCGGCGTGACCCTGGAAACCGCGGCCGTACTCGTCGCCCGCGAGCGGGGCGTCGACGTGAGCGACATCGCCGACGCGGCACGCGAGGAACTGACGGCGGACGCGACCGAAGGGGAAGAACCGGACGGGTCGCCCGACGCCGACGACGCCACTGACGCCGCCGGCGACGACGCGTCCACGGGGGGAGCGTGA
- the pan1 gene encoding proteasome-activating nucleotidase Pan1, with protein MTDTVDDVDLPYEEEAASQQEKIEALQERLEVLEGQNEEMRDKLLDANAENNKYQQKLERLTHENKKLKQSPLFVATVQELTDDGVVIKQHGNNQEALTEVTDEMREDLDPDDRVAVNNSLSVVKKLEKETDVRARVMQVEHSPDVTYEDIGGLDEQMNEVRETVEMPLKSPEMFTDVGIQPPSGVLLHGPPGTGKTMLAKAVANQTDATFIKMAGSELVHKFIGEGAKLVRDLFEVARENEPAVIFIDEIDAIASKRTDSKTSGDAEVQRTMMQLLSEMDGFDERGEIRIIAATNRFDMLDPAILRPGRFDRLIEVPKPEAEGRELIFKIHTRDMNVADDVDFAKLAELAEGASGADVKAVCTEAGMFAIREDRTEITMADFENAWEKTSQAEETDADDSLAFA; from the coding sequence ATGACTGACACCGTTGACGACGTCGACCTCCCGTACGAGGAGGAGGCGGCGTCGCAGCAGGAGAAGATCGAGGCCCTTCAGGAGCGCCTCGAGGTTCTCGAGGGGCAAAACGAGGAGATGCGTGACAAGCTCCTGGACGCGAACGCCGAGAACAACAAGTACCAGCAGAAGCTCGAGCGGCTTACCCACGAGAACAAGAAGCTCAAGCAGTCACCGCTGTTCGTCGCGACGGTCCAGGAACTGACCGACGACGGCGTCGTGATCAAACAACACGGCAACAACCAGGAGGCGCTGACGGAGGTCACCGACGAGATGCGCGAGGACCTCGACCCCGACGACCGGGTCGCCGTCAACAACTCCCTGTCGGTCGTGAAGAAGCTGGAGAAGGAGACGGACGTGCGCGCTCGCGTCATGCAGGTCGAGCACTCGCCGGACGTGACCTACGAGGACATCGGCGGGCTCGACGAACAGATGAACGAGGTTCGCGAGACCGTCGAGATGCCGCTGAAGAGCCCGGAGATGTTCACCGACGTGGGCATTCAGCCCCCGAGCGGCGTGCTGCTGCACGGCCCGCCCGGGACCGGGAAGACGATGCTCGCGAAGGCCGTCGCGAACCAGACCGACGCGACGTTCATCAAGATGGCCGGCTCGGAGCTGGTCCACAAGTTCATCGGCGAGGGCGCGAAGCTCGTGCGCGACCTGTTCGAGGTCGCCCGCGAGAACGAGCCGGCGGTCATCTTCATCGACGAGATCGACGCCATCGCCTCCAAGCGCACCGACTCGAAGACCTCCGGCGACGCCGAGGTCCAGCGCACGATGATGCAGCTCCTGAGCGAGATGGACGGCTTCGACGAGCGCGGGGAGATCCGCATCATCGCGGCGACGAACCGCTTCGACATGCTCGACCCCGCGATCCTCCGCCCGGGCCGGTTCGACCGCCTCATCGAGGTGCCCAAGCCCGAGGCCGAGGGGCGCGAGCTCATCTTCAAGATCCACACCCGCGACATGAACGTCGCCGACGACGTGGACTTCGCGAAGCTCGCGGAGCTCGCCGAGGGCGCCTCCGGCGCGGACGTGAAGGCCGTCTGTACGGAGGCCGGCATGTTCGCCATCCGCGAGGACCGCACCGAGATCACGATGGCGGACTTCGAGAACGCCTGGGAGAAGACCTCCCAGGCCGAGGAGACCGACGCCGACGACTCGCTCGCGTTCGCGTAA
- a CDS encoding transcription initiation factor IIB, whose amino-acid sequence MSENTHTRRRPAGRDRRTAHEHQDESEQEEQSGDELACPECSGNVISDEEHGETVCEDCGLVIEEDSVDRGPEWRAFDAAEKDQKSRVGAPTTNTMHDKGLSTNIDWRDQDAYGRSLGARQRQKMRRLRKWNERFRTRDSKERNLKQALGEIDRMASALGLPDNVRETASVIYRRALDEDLLPGRSIEGVSTACVYAAARMAGVPRSLDEISDVSRVSKDEVARTYRYVVRELKLEVKPADPEQYVPRFASSLDLSEESEMRAKQLLKNAKEKGVHSGKSPVGLAAAAVYAAALLTNEKTTQAAVSEVADISEVTIRNRYHELLEAEDGLVA is encoded by the coding sequence ATGAGCGAGAACACACACACCCGCCGGCGACCCGCCGGGCGCGACCGACGAACAGCACACGAACACCAGGACGAATCCGAACAGGAGGAGCAGTCGGGCGACGAGCTCGCCTGTCCCGAGTGTTCGGGCAACGTCATCTCCGACGAGGAGCACGGCGAGACGGTCTGTGAGGATTGCGGCCTCGTCATCGAGGAGGACTCCGTCGACCGCGGCCCCGAGTGGCGCGCGTTCGACGCCGCCGAGAAGGACCAGAAGTCCCGCGTCGGCGCCCCGACCACGAACACGATGCACGACAAGGGGCTGTCGACCAACATCGACTGGCGCGACCAGGACGCATACGGCCGTTCGCTCGGCGCCCGCCAGCGCCAGAAGATGCGCCGCCTGCGCAAGTGGAACGAGCGCTTCCGCACGCGCGACTCCAAGGAGCGCAACCTGAAGCAGGCGCTCGGCGAGATCGACCGCATGGCGAGCGCCCTCGGACTCCCGGACAACGTTCGCGAGACCGCCTCCGTCATCTATCGTCGCGCGCTCGACGAGGACCTGCTCCCCGGCCGCTCCATCGAGGGCGTCTCGACGGCCTGCGTGTACGCGGCCGCCCGGATGGCGGGCGTCCCGCGCTCGCTCGACGAGATCAGCGACGTGTCGCGCGTCTCGAAGGACGAGGTCGCGCGCACGTACCGCTACGTCGTCCGTGAGCTGAAGCTGGAGGTCAAGCCCGCCGACCCCGAGCAGTACGTCCCGCGGTTCGCCTCCTCGCTCGACCTCTCCGAGGAGTCGGAGATGCGCGCGAAACAACTCCTGAAGAACGCCAAGGAGAAGGGCGTCCACTCCGGCAAGTCCCCCGTCGGCCTCGCGGCGGCCGCCGTCTACGCCGCCGCGCTGCTCACCAACGAGAAGACGACGCAGGCGGCCGTCTCGGAGGTCGCCGACATCTCCGAGGTCACGATCCGCAACCGCTACCACGAGCTGCTCGAGGCCGAGGACGGCCTCGTCGCGTAA